DNA from Sorex araneus isolate mSorAra2 chromosome 6, mSorAra2.pri, whole genome shotgun sequence:
GAATGGGGAGAAAATTGTAAAGGAAATCTGAAAAGACCTGTTAAGTATTCAAAGTGtgcttttttttccaaattagggAATAATAACTTTATGTTAGAAACTCTTTTATTATAGATAATAATTAAGTATCTGCATTATTAAGTAAAATACTGCAGTAGAAATCTGATTAGAAGTAAAcatgtggaaacagagataaacaaatgggactacattacactaagaagcttctgcaccttgaaagatacagtgaccaggatacaaagacaatctacagaatgggaaaggatattcacccaatacccatcagataagaggttgatatcaagggtatataagcactggtttaactctacaagaagaaaactttcaacaccatcagagcaattacttttaaATGGGTCAACTGAGAAGGGACTTGCTTTAGGTTCAGGGATGCAGCCAATCATGACATCACAACAAAAGGTAAGACTGAGGCAACCCATCACCTCAATCACTTCCCTCGAGCTAGCAGTCACTGGTTAATCTTGTCAAGAAGATAGAAAGCAAAGAACCTATTGATATCAGTAAAAGGCAAATCACCTTATAGCAAAGAGGAATTCATAGGGCAGAAAGACTGGAAGCACAAAAACAAATGAGTTGAtctataacaaaaatattatcataaaatagAGGCTTGACATGCACACATCGGCAtttatcataatatatatatatatatatatatgtgaaagtcTTCGTAAAAGTACTGAGCTCAGTGAAAAGCagcagccctgagttcaatccttagcaccaaaaGCCCTCCGAATAACCACCCAGATTGACTCTTGAGAAACTCTCAGTGTGGTCAAAAAAATTCCTAAAGTATCAGcataaaataaatgcatgcatcatatatatgcatatatatatatttctcttatgTTTGACATACTCAAAAGACAATGAGTTTCCAAACTATGTTCACATTTCACCAGGGAATAGTTGTCTCAAACAAGATTTTCTCTATCCTCAAAAAGCACCTAATTTGTCAACCTACAATTGTGATTAATTGTCTTGCTAACAATCTTACAAACTTCTGAATTCCAGTGGGGTTGCTGCAGTCTCCAACTAGGAGATCCAGAAACCAGAATAAAAGGCTGTGGGACAGTCAGATGTGAATTGTGCAGAGCTATGGTGTTCTTGGGAATTTTAGGTAAGTTGAATAGAAAAATTAGGAATATATacctatttatataattatacttCCTCATAACTATTCCACAGGACATTGAGACAtaagaaatacttagaaaaaccATATTTTCTTTGGTACTTCGTACCAACTATCTTCAACATATTATTAATGCACATTCTGAAATTCTTCAGAGCATTGCTTACTACTGGAGATCAGCAATTAATATTAAGATTAGGACAAGGGAGGAGAAAAATCAATGCACAAATATACAAACTATCATGACCCACtaacaaaagaaacagaattatAAGAGCAGTTGACATAACATATTAGGAGAACAGTCTATATTAAAGATCTATAGACTAAGTgtcaataaatgttttaaaagatttcaaTTCCTCTATTTCataatcttttatttctctcccagGGTTATAATTCTTTGATATgtcaaatgttcttttaaaaaacacaaagataTGTGACACTTTAAGAATTAAGACAAGCAAAAAATTCTTTAATACAAAACGTTACACTGAAATCATTACAACTGTAAAAAATATCATTTACCTTACAAGTAAAAAGGACAATTCTCCAAATATAATATTAGTTGAGGAGGTTATTAGGCTGGCTGAATAGCAGATATAGTCAGGTAATGACCATTTCTAGATCTACTTAACAATATTATCTCAGGATTTTATCCAGAGCTGAGAAATAAACAGACTGATACAGGTATAGTCCCTGTCCACCATAATGAATCTAAGAACCAAAGAAGGAGCAAAGCATACATCCATTGAGACTTGGTTTACCAAGAAGACAAagccattaaaaagaaaaacatgtgggGAGATtaacgagagagagaaataaatttttaaacgagaaggaaaaacaaaggacTTAActcttaatttgaaattttactaCCAAGCTACAGAAATGAAGGCAGTGAGATATGGCATAAGGTGGAGCAAAGACATCACTATAACAGAATGGAGAGTAAAGGCATCACCTTTACATCTCTGATGGCTTGAGTGGATAGGAGGAACCCTgctcccccaccatcccatgtCCAGGTTACAAAACAAATGAAGCAATGAATAGGTAGGGTTACCCATGGGAGTAGATTTAAATGTGCTAATTGAATAGCTTCAAAATGTATTATTCTGAATTATCAGCTAGGTTTAATATAATTGCAAGAACTGTAGAAAAGTAAAAGCATGAGGAACAAAATAGTTCACACTCAGAGGATACTCTCACTGCAGAAGGAACAGAGTGGAGATATATGTGTGCTGTATTAAAAAATGAGGAGAACAGACTATGAATCAAGCACAATCTCTCAGAGATAGATTAGACAAGGAAATAGACTCTAAAGAAGCACAATCTCTCAGAGATAGATTAGACAAGGAAATAGACTCTAAAGAAACATATCCCTGTAAACATCTTGATTGAGATCATTTGGGACTACTTTGAATTTCTAAAGTGTATTTTAATGAGGGGGATATGTGTGGATTATTTCTGACCCACTCAGAATGagataataattttagaaatctAAAAATATGGTCAAATTGTTTTCTACTGAATACCAAGgttattagatttaaaaaaaaaaaagcaaaatggtgTTGCAACAACTATATTTTCATACACAAAGGATGAAGTCAAATCGctttttatatgcaaacaatttAACTTACATtgagtattaaaatatttgtaaacaatGAAATTATATAATCTTAGAAGAAAATGGAGTAAACATTCATGAGCCTGAACTATGTCTTTAATAcaccagaaagagaaagatgtaaaaaagcaaaaaaggtatAGACgctaagtaaattttaaaattttatatctaagaaaattatccaaaaaatcAATCTTACAATGGGATAAAACTTACAAGCCATTTATCTAATGCAATACTTATAAACAGAAGACATGACTATATGATACAatagattatttaaaaacaagCACTTGACCAGaaatttcaccaaaataaaaGCTAATAAGGAATAATATGTTCAACATAATAAGGCATTAGAAAATGTACATTAAAACACCACTTCACACAAAGAAGGATTGGCAAtgggggaagaaatgaagaaaacttaCTTTGGTGAGGAGTAGAAACAAGTTTAAGTTTCATAACTTAAACGTAACAGTGAAAAAATAGcactaaaattataaaagcaattGGGTGGTTTTTGAAGATGTTTTAAATACAGTCTGACCATGTGAATCAACAACTTTAATCCCAAATAAgtcataaaaatggaaacatatagcCATATTATCAGCATATGAGAAAGTTAGTCTTTGTTAATATTTGTTGTGAATAGAAATGTTATCTATTAATGATGTGTGTATAAAAATAGATGGTAGATCCTTATCATGGAATGttgtttggaaattttttaaatttatggcacattttcaaatatggaagaaaaataaagaatttcagaGGTTTTGTTGTGTGAAGAATTATTTTGTCTTCTCATTCCTGGCCTTGGTCACAAGACAAGTTCAAAGGAGAATTATCTCTTTAtttcagagagagatggagaaacaaAGCAAGCATTATGTATACTACTTTATGAACATGATTAgttcaatataatatttattcCAGGGCATGGACTAGGATCCATACTCTGCAACATATCAAACATTATCACCCTCTGAACTTCAGGGATTATCCCATATCTCATTTGGAAAATGTATTCAATTGTAATGATAGATTATGGGTAATTAACATTCTTTCTGCATCTAAAATTAATTAGTTCCTAAACAGTTCAGTAGCATATCACTATAGTCTCATAAATGTCTAAAGTAAGCTTATAATTCATctatatttagttattttatatttactgtcACAACTTCATGGTTTTCATATCTATGTATTTTTCGGTGCCTATATACCAtaaaattctttcttaaaaaaacatcAATAGAGTTCGAGAGAGAATTAAGCCTGTAACTCACTTGTCTTACACAAATTGACCCAGTTTTTAACCCACAGTTCAACTCTCACCTCTTCTGGatataaaccaaaataaacaaaaaaattagttttactcTCAAAACCTCACTTATCATTTTTGatgtaaatatgttttattacaaTAACAGTGTTGATGCTCAAAAACCCTCATCAACTTCTCTTGACATGCTGCAGCCAACATGCCTGGTCTTATTGCTTGGAATCTAATATTCACAGCCATGTCCACAATCTATGAGCCTATCAGAACAATGCTATTTAGTAATAGTTCATAAGAATTTACTCTCTACTCTTCCACTTGCAGGTGAAATCTCTTTCAGTCATGGAGAGGAGCAATCACACAGTCACAGAGTTCATCCTGCTGGGCTTTTCAACAGACCCCATGATGCAGTTGGTCCTGTTCGTGCTCTTCCTGGGCGTGTACTCTATGACCCTCCTAGGAAATATCACCCTCATAGTGTTGATCTGCAATGACTCCCGGCTGCACACACCCATGTATTTTTTCATTGGCAACCTGTCCTTCCTGGACCTCTGGTATTCCTCCGTCTACACCCCAAAGATCCTAGTGACCTGCATCTCTGAAGACAAAAGCATTTCTTACGCTGGCTGTATGTGtcaattctttttctcttgtgCATTGGCCTGCAGCGAGTGTTACCTGTTGGCTGCCATGGCTTATGACCGCTACATGGCCATCTCAAAGCCCCTGCTGTATGCTCAGGCCATGCCCATCAAGTTATGTgcatttttggtagcttgctcaTACCTCGGGGGGTTTATGAACTGTTTCATCATAACTAAAAAAGTTACGACTTGGAGCTTCTGTAGTGACAATGTCATTGAAGACTTTTTCTGTGATTTGCTTCCCCTGGTGAAGTTGGTTTGTGGCAAACTAGATGACTACCAGGGCAAAATGTACTTCCTCCTGGTCTCCAATGTCATGACCCCCATTGCACTCATCCTGGCCTCCTATGTCTTCATCATCGCCACCATCCTAAGGATTCGCTCCACAAAGAGTCGCCtcaaagccttctccacctgctcctcccacctGATCTCTGTCAccttgtactatggctccattATCTACATCTATGCTCGTCCTCGATCGAACTATTCTGTGGATTCAGACAAAATTGTTTCTACCTTTTACACGGTGATGTTCCCCATGTTGAACCCCATGATTTACAGTCTGAGGAACAAGGATGTGAAAGAGGCTCTCAAAAAACTAATCAAGTAACAGAATATTTTCTCCCTCTGAggagtcagaaaaaaatacaaactttggTATAGTTATTTATGTTTCGAAAGCATTGACATTGTGGTCTGTTTCTTAAAATGCAGGGTTAAGAATTTATAGTCTTGGGgcgaggggttaaggcactcctCTTGCTTGTGAAGCTGGCAGTGTTGTGGTGACCCAAGTACaatcaggattgactcctgactacagagccaaaagtaggccctaagcactgctggttgtgaccccccaaaaaataataataatagtttttagCCTTGGTACATGATAATACAACAGACTCAAGGTAAAGAAAATAGagtcattttgaaataaaatttcaggaaGAATCCTGGCCTTCGGGCACTgcaacaccggagaatgctccgggcccCAAACTGAGCCAATATCAccgggtgccccagatggaggaggtgcagtctccctgccttctccagatggaatcccggtgactaTGAGCTTCTTCAAGCATGCCTCCGggatgtggggaccaggactatttctctgaactaCGCAGCCACATAAGCCTTTATGcttttcttgatatacaaagtgagcaatgaaaaatagatgatctagcatctgcccctagaaggcatgCTTGAATCGaggtgttgaatatccaagcaaaatataatgcccaaagctatagagagagccccagaggtacacaaaccaatctcggaacccagcggcttcttgcagaaatgcctctagactgtgaactaagctatggccccgtgccacccctggaggggaaaggtttttctccctcagcctttcctttcagcggTGGTGGCATGGCGACTGCtatctttcagagcccattggtTGGAGTACAAGTTAGCAATGATGGGGCATGCAGGAAATATCGggacgggggctgggggcagtactggtgctgctccctgcccagatgagaccctgagaggctgcccacgaatggctcctctgctcctgaatagccatgatcccagaggcacacaaaccaattttggaacccagtggcttctggcagaaatcactccagacttaattactaaaataccagaaatccaaaatcacatgctcttcattatcagcaatagaaaacaaattatcaaatgatgacttTTCGGCATGTCTGAtcgttgcgggggggggggtggaattcCAGATAATAATAGTGGGGTttctgtcaaaacattgaatgtaaacaaagtaaagagagagtaaagtgaaaatcatctgccacacaggtggggttgtagggggatgggatggagggcATACtgggtcttggtggtggaacatgttcactggtgcagggatgggtgtttgatcattgtatgactgagacttaaacctgaaagctttgtaactgttctcaagatgattcaattaaaaaaaattttaaataagtaaataaatataaattaaattttttttttaatttcaatacaTGGCCTGGGATATAGCTCATTGGAAGAGGCCTTGACTAATTGTAAATTCCAGTTTTTGGAATACCACAGTTTCCCAATTACCAGAGATGACTCCTAAGCATTAGGTGAGGAGTAGGCCCTGGGCAGAACTGAGTGTGCCTCCctcataattaaataaataaacaaataacatatAATACAAGTATTTGAAGTCAATTTCCTATTCAgtgaagtcactgtcatcctgttgctcatcgatttgttcgagcaggcaccagtaatgtctctcattgtgaaacttatttttacttttttttggcatatcgaatacaccacgggtagcttgccaggctctgccgtgcgggcacgatactcttggtagcttgccgggctctccgagaggggcggaggaatcgaacacgggccggcctcatgaaaggcgaacgccctaccgctgtgctattgctcctatttagtgaattaaaaatagacaaaaacttAAAACCAAAAATCTTATTTTACCCTCATAAAACAGAATAAAGTCTCCTTCCCTTAGCAAAAGAATGTTTGCTGATGCAGGCACATAGGATAGTTTCTCCAGAGTTATTCCCTTAAGTACAAATAATTATGCtgaattaattttactattttcctATGACTATTACCGAGTTGAAATTCACCACTTGGTTCCCTTAACACAGCTTCTTAACCACCTTACATGTACTTGTTTCCTctcaaaaacaacacaaaattcaGATATACCCTGAAAATAATTCAGCTTTACTAAACTGAGTAGATATGTTcttcaatttatatttatatatgtcttACTTATATTCCTTAATTAAGGTCAAATTAATAAAAGCCCATATAGAAATTAGTTTCATGAATTTCTGCAAGAATCCCAGAGTGCCTTTTGATGTCATAGGATTGAACCTATAAGTACTTGCACATGAAACTTGTGATGCTCTTGAGCATCAAAACATTTTTGgtcctctcagtgtttgtgttgcaagctacattgcccaaaagtagagagagagagtatggggaatattgtctgccatagaggcaggaggagtgtggtaaaggggaggtatacccgggatattggtggtggggaatgtgcacaggtggaggaatgggtatttgcTCATTTTGAGATtgtcacccaaacatgaaagcttgcaactatctcacagttattcaatatttttttttaaattttttaatttaaatacaaaaaaaaacttttattgtaggggctggatcaatagcacagcgggtagggcatttgccttgcactcggaggacctgagttcgattcccagcatccctgaggataattcctgagcgcagagccaggaataacccttgtgcattgccagctgtgacccaaaaagaaaaaaaatacatttattataataaaaatagcaagAGATACAATGGGGTAAATCAACATGACAATATTAACATTAAAGTGTACctatgaaat
Protein-coding regions in this window:
- the LOC129405837 gene encoding olfactory receptor 9G1-like codes for the protein MERSNHTVTEFILLGFSTDPMMQLVLFVLFLGVYSMTLLGNITLIVLICNDSRLHTPMYFFIGNLSFLDLWYSSVYTPKILVTCISEDKSISYAGCMCQFFFSCALACSECYLLAAMAYDRYMAISKPLLYAQAMPIKLCAFLVACSYLGGFMNCFIITKKVTTWSFCSDNVIEDFFCDLLPLVKLVCGKLDDYQGKMYFLLVSNVMTPIALILASYVFIIATILRIRSTKSRLKAFSTCSSHLISVTLYYGSIIYIYARPRSNYSVDSDKIVSTFYTVMFPMLNPMIYSLRNKDVKEALKKLIK